Proteins encoded within one genomic window of Oncorhynchus nerka isolate Pitt River linkage group LG17, Oner_Uvic_2.0, whole genome shotgun sequence:
- the LOC115145191 gene encoding glutamine synthetase-like: MATSESASLSKTVKQHYMDLSQGDKVQAMYIWIDGTGEGLRCKTRTLDSEPKNIDDLPEWNFDGSSTYQSEGSNSDMYLIPAAMFRDPFRKDPNKLVLCEVLKYNRKPTETNLRLMCKKIMEMVENQVPWFGMEQEYTILGTDGHPFGWPSNGFPGPQGPYYCGVGADKAYGRDIVEAHYRACLYAGVMICGTNAEVMPAQWEFQVGPCEGINMGDHLWAARFILHRVCEDFGVVASFDPKPIPGNWNGAGCHTNFSTKEMREDGGLRGIEDSIEKLGRRHRYHIRAYDPKGGLDNARRLTGHHETSNIHEFSAGVANRGASIRIPRSVGQDKKGYFEDRRPSANCDPYAVTEALIRTCLLSEEGEEPKEYSK; the protein is encoded by the exons ATGGCCACGTCAGAGAGTGCCAGTTTGAGTAAAACTGTGAAGCAGCATTATATGGACCTTTCTCAGGGAGACAAGGTCCAGGCCATGTACATCTGGATAGATGGGACTGGAGAGGGGCTCCGCTGCAAGACCAGAACTCTGGATTCTGAACCCAAGAACATTGATG atCTCCCAGAGTGGAACTTTGATGGTTCCAGTACGTACCAGTCGGAGGGCTCCAACAGCGATATGTACCTTATCCCTGCTGCCATGTTCAGAGACCCCTTCAGGAAAGACCCCAACAAACTGGTCCTGTGTGAAGTGCTCAAATACAACCGCAAGCCTACAG AAACTAACCTCAGGCTGATGTGTAAGAAGATCATGGAGATGGTAGAGAACCAGGTGCCGTGGTTTGGCATGGAACAGGAGTACACCATCCTGGGAACAGACGGACATCCGTTTGGCTGGCCTTCCAATGGCTTCCCTGGTCCACAAG GCCCCTACTACTGTGGTGTGGGAGCAGACAAGGCGTATGGTAGAGACATCGTAGAAGCCCACTATAGAGCTTGTCTATATGCTGGGGTTATGATATGTGGCACCAATGCTGAAGTCATGCCAGCTCAG TGGGAGTTCCAGGTTGGGCCATGTGAAGGTATCAACATGGGTGACCACCTCTGGGCTGCTCGGTTCATCCTCCACCGGGTGTGTGAAGACTTTGGTGTGGTGGCCTCATTCGACCCCAAGCCCATCCCTGGGAATTGGAACGGCGCTGGCTGCCATACAAACTTCAGCACCaaggagatgagagaagatggCGGATTGAG GGGCATCGAAGATTCGATTGAGAAGTTGGGAAGGAGACACCGCTACCACATCCGTGCCTACGACCCCAAAGGGGGGCTGGACAACGCCCGGCGCTTGACCGGTCACCACGAAACGTCCAACATCCATGAGTTCTCAGCCGGCGTGGCGAACCGCGGCGCCAGCATCCGCATACCCCGCTCGGTGGGTCAGGACAAGAAGGGCTACTTCGAGGACCGCCGCCCATCTGCTAACTGCGACCCATATGCAGTCACGGAAGCGCTGATACGCACATGTTTGCTCAGTGAAGAGGGTGAGGAGCCTAAAGAATACAGCAAATGA